In the genome of Carnobacterium pleistocenium FTR1, one region contains:
- a CDS encoding ECF transporter S component — protein sequence MEKISTKKIVTIALFMAMTIVMTIVIRIPTFRGYINLGDMVLLFAALFLGKKAGFLIGGLGSALADIIVGYAFYAPITFVVKGLQGYICGWIFQKTGYHKPLLATIPAGLFMAFGYFVAESFMYGLAGAAVSIPGNLLQGIVGALGAVLLEKSVGTKIKR from the coding sequence ATGGAGAAAATTAGTACCAAAAAAATTGTAACAATTGCTTTATTTATGGCTATGACCATAGTAATGACGATTGTCATTCGTATTCCGACGTTTCGTGGATACATTAATTTAGGAGATATGGTCTTATTGTTTGCGGCCCTTTTTCTAGGAAAAAAAGCCGGTTTTCTCATTGGCGGATTAGGAAGTGCTTTGGCTGATATTATAGTCGGTTATGCTTTCTATGCTCCCATTACATTTGTAGTAAAAGGACTTCAAGGATATATTTGTGGCTGGATTTTTCAAAAAACAGGTTATCATAAACCTCTTTTAGCTACTATTCCGGCTGGTCTTTTTATGGCTTTTGGTTATTTTGTGGCTGAAAGTTTTATGTACGGTCTAGCTGGAGCAGCAGTTTCAATTCCAGGAAATTTACTTCAAGGAATTGTTGGAGCATTAGGTGCTGTTTTATTAGAAAAAAGTGTCGGTACAAAAATAAAAAGATAA
- a CDS encoding general stress protein — protein MKRHVVGSYESPQEAVDAVKKLQGKGYQKDDITLVSSTESRNLISNTAATDVEVSTDEAVTDRTSKNDNTDDRSVWGKIKGSFSTSEHDDTVSTSSDDDPLYSYQKDIANGNIIVMVNRELKDIDESSSKTSENATNPLDTDPMSGKDITTNSQTTMEPTVPETSADLDNTKQN, from the coding sequence ATGAAAAGACATGTTGTAGGAAGTTATGAAAGTCCGCAAGAGGCAGTTGATGCAGTCAAAAAATTACAAGGAAAGGGTTATCAAAAAGATGATATCACATTGGTTTCTAGCACGGAATCTAGAAATCTAATCTCCAATACTGCAGCTACAGATGTAGAGGTATCTACCGATGAGGCTGTCACAGATAGAACGTCTAAAAATGATAATACAGACGATCGCTCTGTTTGGGGAAAAATCAAAGGTTCTTTTTCTACAAGTGAACATGATGATACTGTATCTACAAGCTCTGACGATGATCCGTTATACTCTTACCAAAAAGACATAGCAAATGGGAATATAATTGTTATGGTTAACAGAGAATTAAAAGATATTGATGAAAGTAGTTCAAAAACTTCTGAAAATGCAACGAATCCATTAGATACAGATCCTATGTCTGGTAAAGATATAACGACAAATTCACAAACCACGATGGAACCGACTGTACCTGAAACGTCAGCTGATTTGGACAACACCAAACAAAACTAG
- a CDS encoding aldo/keto reductase, whose product MMKEKSFVFHNGVEIPHIGFGTWQIPNEEAYDAVTMALRNGYTHIDTALAYKNEENVGKAIKDFDLPRDEIFITSKLPAQIKGYDETLEAFNTTITNLGVDYLDLYLIHAPWPWDAIGTDHTEENIQSWKAMEKLYNDGKIRTIGVSNFSESDIQALIDACDIVPMANQIPFYVGHNQEDLLDFCKKHNIVVEAYSPLATGQTLNSPEIKEMAKKYNVTPAQLCIRYCLERETLPLPKSTHEERIIENSQLDFTISPEDVEKLNAVEDVRN is encoded by the coding sequence ATGATGAAAGAAAAATCTTTTGTTTTTCACAATGGCGTTGAGATTCCACATATTGGTTTTGGTACATGGCAGATTCCAAATGAGGAAGCTTATGATGCAGTAACGATGGCTCTTAGAAATGGTTACACTCATATTGATACAGCGCTAGCTTATAAAAATGAAGAAAACGTTGGAAAAGCAATAAAAGATTTTGATTTACCACGTGATGAAATTTTTATTACCAGCAAATTGCCCGCTCAAATTAAAGGTTACGATGAAACTTTAGAAGCTTTCAATACAACTATCACAAATTTAGGCGTAGATTACCTAGATCTTTACCTTATTCATGCTCCTTGGCCTTGGGATGCAATAGGCACTGACCATACTGAAGAAAACATTCAATCTTGGAAAGCTATGGAAAAATTGTACAATGATGGAAAGATTCGCACAATCGGAGTTTCAAACTTTTCCGAATCCGATATTCAAGCTCTTATTGACGCATGCGATATCGTACCTATGGCTAATCAAATTCCATTCTATGTTGGACATAATCAAGAAGACCTTCTTGATTTTTGTAAAAAACACAATATTGTAGTAGAAGCTTACTCACCATTAGCAACAGGTCAAACATTGAATAGCCCAGAAATCAAAGAAATGGCTAAAAAATATAATGTAACTCCAGCACAATTATGTATTCGTTATTGTTTAGAACGTGAAACCTTACCACTTCCAAAATCAACTCATGAAGAAAGAATCATCGAAAACAGTCAATTAGATTTTACCATCTCTCCAGAAGATGTGGAAAAATTAAATGCTGTGGAAGACGTACGCAACTAA
- a CDS encoding LapA family protein, which yields MMVIAIILLILVGIVAFLNMEMTTLNLYFASFDFPLWLILVGFLLIGMLVAALFALSKGARNREVIKNKNKELDKAEKFRDNEIDRVKKESEAQLELQKKEAEIQGLNSRLASLEKNQTNQKNEKVSTVQTTNAKNNPSASKDILVEEYHIDGTTTDKSKK from the coding sequence ATGATGGTAATAGCGATTATATTATTGATATTGGTTGGTATTGTGGCATTTTTAAACATGGAAATGACTACTTTGAATCTTTATTTTGCCTCTTTTGATTTCCCACTATGGCTGATTCTCGTTGGTTTTTTATTGATTGGTATGTTGGTAGCAGCATTATTTGCATTATCTAAAGGTGCCCGCAATAGAGAAGTAATCAAAAATAAAAACAAAGAGTTAGACAAAGCTGAAAAATTTAGAGATAACGAAATAGATAGAGTTAAAAAAGAATCAGAAGCTCAATTAGAATTGCAAAAAAAAGAAGCTGAGATCCAAGGTCTTAATTCTCGTTTAGCCTCTTTAGAAAAAAATCAAACGAACCAAAAAAATGAAAAAGTTTCGACGGTACAAACAACAAATGCTAAAAACAATCCATCTGCTAGCAAAGATATTCTGGTAGAAGAATATCATATAGATGGTACTACGACTGACAAATCAAAAAAATAA
- the rpoN gene encoding RNA polymerase factor sigma-54, with product MNFEQNYTQLQKQQLTMTPQLQQSIQMLQYNRKDLVDFLKQKSLENPFISISVKSAPKSQGNSTQKYNSNQSRTNQSTHGSVWDTLATTPAASLYAAVIDQIHLSFRETSLRDLIIWLAQYLDNNGYLTLSLEDAASRTQADPLQLLDALTLLQQLEPAGVGARNLQECLMLQTERKDEAPDLAYLILEEEFEAFANRKWEQIGKHYAISLREVQEVSDFVKTLTPHPGALFSNTPTQYIRPDLSVKVTDEQQIVVSSVKSGLPVIVFEKEYYDELSVIKDKEVALFIKEKQSEYEWLKNTLIQREDTILKIGIAIVHAQKAFFLSEDHPIQSLTLKTIAEELDIHESTVSRSINGKYLTTEFGLFELKHFFTNALSTTSGDQEGMISSNQIKKEIQLLIQNEDTRKPLSDQKIVDLLQNSGIKISRRTVTKYREALFIASSPKRKRFD from the coding sequence TTGAATTTTGAGCAAAATTACACTCAATTACAAAAACAACAATTAACTATGACCCCACAATTGCAACAATCCATTCAAATGCTGCAATACAATCGGAAAGATTTAGTTGATTTTTTAAAACAGAAATCCTTAGAAAATCCTTTTATTTCTATTTCTGTAAAATCGGCACCAAAATCACAAGGAAATTCAACACAAAAATACAATAGCAATCAATCAAGAACTAATCAATCAACTCACGGTTCCGTTTGGGATACATTAGCAACTACCCCTGCAGCTTCTCTTTATGCTGCAGTTATCGATCAAATTCATTTATCCTTTAGAGAAACCTCTTTACGAGATTTAATAATTTGGTTGGCTCAATACCTTGATAATAATGGCTACTTAACGCTTTCTTTAGAAGATGCCGCTAGTAGAACTCAAGCTGATCCGCTTCAATTACTAGATGCACTGACTCTTTTACAACAATTGGAACCTGCTGGCGTAGGCGCTAGAAATTTGCAAGAGTGCTTGATGCTTCAAACAGAACGAAAGGATGAAGCCCCTGATCTTGCCTATCTGATACTCGAAGAAGAATTTGAAGCTTTTGCTAATCGAAAATGGGAACAGATTGGAAAACATTATGCCATATCCTTACGTGAAGTTCAAGAAGTTTCAGATTTTGTCAAGACTCTTACACCACACCCTGGAGCACTTTTTTCAAATACTCCTACTCAGTACATTCGACCGGACTTATCTGTCAAAGTAACCGATGAGCAACAGATCGTGGTTAGTTCTGTAAAATCAGGTCTTCCAGTCATTGTTTTCGAAAAAGAGTATTATGACGAATTAAGCGTCATTAAGGACAAAGAAGTAGCTCTGTTTATAAAAGAAAAGCAATCTGAATATGAGTGGTTAAAAAATACACTTATCCAACGAGAAGATACCATTCTTAAAATTGGTATTGCTATTGTTCATGCACAAAAAGCTTTCTTTTTATCCGAGGATCATCCCATTCAATCTTTAACGCTTAAAACTATTGCTGAAGAGTTGGACATTCATGAATCGACAGTCAGTCGTTCCATTAATGGGAAGTACCTTACAACCGAATTTGGCTTGTTTGAACTAAAGCACTTCTTTACAAATGCTTTATCAACTACTTCAGGAGATCAGGAAGGTATGATCTCTTCTAACCAAATTAAGAAAGAAATCCAACTATTGATTCAAAATGAAGACACTAGAAAACCGCTATCCGATCAAAAAATTGTAGATCTTTTACAAAATAGTGGCATTAAAATTTCAAGACGAACCGTCACAAAATATCGTGAAGCTCTTTTTATTGCCAGCTCTCCAAAACGAAAGCGATTTGACTAA
- a CDS encoding MFS transporter — protein sequence MLSSFSKNIQTTLVTSFFSSLVYSCTIPYLIIYLAGLFSPETLGVLVMINVASSFLAGIIGGYLADNFQRKKILMIFQNLYGVSLFIVALNFMGILPHYFWLIGGYLICGITYNLYYSAFDAVLLDSTVPSERKKVYQIEYWSFNLSMALGASIAGFLFKYYLVYLFFGAALLQFAVSAFLQKKLSYKNSVSHTKGKTIFHDLFTNYYIAAKDKRWVILVLGIALYSAAEFSLQNYTGIRLSKEFDPITLFSVNIDGVRMLSILQVINTIMVVFFTFIVSRITEKKTERTIIIVGLLIYISGYGLMASANSIYLLIPLTILATFGELASAPILTARQVDLIPEDKQASYLSFGSLSFQISQLIAAVGLTLGGYLTAGLISGYIIILGITGIYFVVSSLYDTKKSTP from the coding sequence ATGCTATCATCTTTTTCAAAAAATATTCAGACAACATTAGTTACCTCTTTTTTTAGTAGTTTAGTTTATTCTTGTACCATTCCTTATCTTATTATTTATTTAGCCGGTCTATTTAGCCCAGAAACGCTTGGAGTATTGGTTATGATAAATGTTGCCTCTTCATTTTTAGCTGGTATTATTGGTGGTTATTTAGCCGATAATTTCCAACGCAAAAAAATCTTAATGATCTTCCAAAATTTATATGGGGTATCCTTATTTATTGTTGCTTTAAATTTCATGGGCATCCTGCCACATTATTTTTGGTTGATCGGCGGTTATCTTATTTGCGGCATCACCTATAATTTGTATTATTCTGCATTCGATGCCGTCTTGCTCGATTCAACTGTTCCTAGTGAACGAAAAAAAGTCTACCAAATTGAATATTGGTCATTTAATTTATCTATGGCTTTAGGTGCCTCTATAGCTGGTTTTTTGTTTAAGTATTACCTAGTTTATTTATTTTTTGGAGCGGCTCTTTTGCAATTTGCAGTTTCTGCTTTTTTGCAAAAAAAACTCAGTTATAAAAATTCGGTTTCGCATACAAAGGGAAAAACTATTTTTCATGATTTATTTACTAATTACTACATCGCTGCCAAAGACAAGCGTTGGGTTATTTTGGTTTTAGGTATCGCTCTTTATAGCGCCGCTGAATTTTCTTTACAAAACTATACCGGTATTCGTTTATCAAAAGAGTTTGATCCTATCACTCTTTTCTCTGTCAACATTGATGGGGTTAGAATGCTAAGTATCTTGCAAGTAATCAATACTATTATGGTTGTCTTTTTCACTTTTATTGTTTCAAGAATTACAGAGAAAAAAACGGAGCGAACAATTATTATTGTGGGCTTACTTATTTATATTAGTGGATACGGATTGATGGCTTCTGCAAATAGTATTTATCTTTTGATTCCTTTAACAATTTTGGCAACCTTTGGAGAGCTAGCCTCAGCTCCTATTTTAACTGCACGACAAGTTGATTTGATTCCCGAAGATAAACAAGCTTCTTACTTAAGTTTCGGTTCACTTTCTTTTCAAATCTCTCAGCTAATAGCAGCAGTTGGTTTAACCTTAGGCGGCTATCTTACAGCTGGTTTGATCAGCGGATATATCATTATTCTAGGAATTACCGGTATTTATTTTGTTGTTTCAAGCTTATATGATACCAAAAAATCAACTCCTTAA
- a CDS encoding NADP-dependent oxidoreductase has protein sequence MKAVIIEGYGGKEKLKEAEVPMPIAGTHQVIVKEKASSINPIDWKLREGYLQEMMPWEFPIILGWDVAGEITEIGSEVTDWKVGDRVFARPNTTPFGTYAEYTAVDDNLLAHIPENISFEEAAAAPLAGLTAWQALFDYGKLSAGEKVLIHAGAGGVGTYAIQLAKNKGAFVIATASEKNRDLLLSLGVDQFIDYKNEDFSEILTDVDVIFDTMGGEVLENSFKIVKPHTGRIVSVVADADKELIAKADVAFHNIWLDTNGKQLAELAELMEQGKVKSIIGATYPLSAKGIYDAHAMSETHHAVGKIVIKVGE, from the coding sequence ATGAAAGCTGTTATTATAGAAGGATATGGTGGGAAAGAAAAGTTAAAAGAAGCAGAAGTACCAATGCCAATAGCTGGCACGCATCAAGTTATTGTAAAAGAAAAAGCAAGTTCAATTAATCCGATTGATTGGAAATTACGTGAAGGATATTTGCAAGAAATGATGCCATGGGAATTTCCTATTATTTTAGGATGGGATGTTGCTGGAGAAATCACTGAAATAGGTAGCGAAGTAACCGATTGGAAAGTTGGAGACCGAGTATTTGCCCGTCCCAACACAACACCTTTTGGAACATATGCTGAATATACAGCAGTTGATGATAACTTATTAGCGCATATTCCTGAAAACATTTCATTTGAAGAAGCAGCAGCTGCACCTTTAGCTGGATTGACCGCTTGGCAAGCACTATTTGATTATGGCAAATTGTCCGCTGGTGAGAAAGTCTTGATCCATGCTGGTGCAGGTGGCGTAGGAACATATGCAATACAATTAGCCAAAAATAAGGGTGCATTTGTTATTGCTACTGCAAGTGAAAAAAATCGTGACTTGTTGCTGAGCTTAGGGGTCGATCAATTTATTGACTACAAAAATGAAGATTTCTCAGAAATTTTAACTGATGTAGATGTTATTTTTGATACCATGGGTGGAGAAGTATTGGAAAATAGTTTTAAAATTGTTAAACCTCATACTGGAAGAATCGTTTCTGTCGTTGCGGATGCAGACAAAGAGTTGATTGCGAAAGCAGATGTTGCGTTTCATAATATTTGGTTAGATACAAATGGAAAACAATTAGCAGAATTAGCTGAGTTGATGGAACAAGGAAAAGTGAAATCAATTATTGGAGCAACTTATCCTTTGAGTGCAAAAGGAATCTATGATGCTCATGCAATGAGTGAAACTCACCATGCAGTAGGCAAAATCGTTATAAAAGTTGGCGAATAA
- a CDS encoding YsnF/AvaK domain-containing protein — translation MKEEQIDVNKREVQTGEVRATKRIVEETKSVEVPVRHEEVVIDRHKLTNGSNSDGIAEDDKIIIPISEEQIEITKHPVVKEEVSINKKEVEDTKQVSETVRKEDIYVETEGNIHVKKENKKKL, via the coding sequence TTGAAAGAAGAACAAATTGATGTAAATAAAAGAGAAGTACAAACAGGAGAAGTCCGAGCAACAAAACGCATAGTAGAAGAAACTAAATCAGTAGAAGTCCCTGTTAGACACGAAGAAGTAGTCATTGATCGGCATAAACTAACTAATGGCAGTAATTCGGATGGCATAGCAGAGGATGATAAAATAATTATTCCTATTTCAGAAGAACAAATTGAAATAACAAAACACCCAGTGGTTAAAGAAGAAGTTTCTATCAACAAAAAGGAAGTAGAAGATACAAAACAAGTAAGTGAAACGGTTAGAAAAGAAGATATCTATGTCGAAACAGAAGGCAACATTCACGTTAAAAAAGAGAATAAAAAGAAGCTCTAA
- a CDS encoding pyridoxamine kinase translates to MKQPRILVIQDISASCRISMNVAVPILSCLENWVSVLPTALLSTHTGKGFEGYTFLDLSAEISIILNHWRSLGIKFDGIVIGYLSSVEQMKMMKTIITQFTTEKALIVLDPVMGDHGSLYPGFTSEHVEAMRELCQFADVLIPNVTEAYLLAGITYPNKPHTKEIIEPIINKLTKKNKQSIVISGVTGTEKQVGAAFITKDSLEVCYVFSEAYPGHFDGVGDLFTSVIAGFLFQQHSLRRANEVAVNYISKVVKRTIEDQVNPLYGITFEKDLLYLMEELKK, encoded by the coding sequence ATGAAACAGCCCAGAATTTTAGTGATTCAAGATATTTCAGCAAGCTGTCGGATCTCAATGAATGTGGCGGTACCTATTTTAAGTTGTTTAGAAAATTGGGTGAGTGTCTTGCCAACAGCGTTATTGTCAACACATACCGGTAAAGGTTTTGAAGGATATACTTTTTTAGATTTAAGTGCTGAGATTTCAATTATATTGAATCATTGGCGTTCGTTAGGAATAAAGTTTGACGGAATAGTCATTGGGTATTTAAGTTCTGTCGAACAAATGAAAATGATGAAAACCATCATTACTCAGTTTACAACTGAAAAAGCTTTGATTGTGCTAGATCCAGTAATGGGAGATCATGGAAGTTTATATCCAGGTTTTACTTCTGAGCATGTCGAAGCAATGCGTGAGTTATGCCAATTTGCAGATGTGTTAATTCCAAATGTAACAGAAGCCTATTTGTTAGCTGGAATAACTTATCCAAACAAACCTCATACTAAAGAAATAATTGAACCAATTATTAATAAATTAACTAAAAAAAATAAACAAAGTATCGTGATATCTGGTGTGACAGGAACGGAAAAACAAGTAGGTGCTGCTTTTATTACCAAAGATAGTCTAGAAGTTTGTTATGTTTTTTCAGAAGCATACCCAGGACATTTTGATGGAGTAGGAGATTTGTTTACAAGCGTAATAGCAGGCTTTTTATTTCAACAACATAGCTTGAGAAGAGCCAATGAGGTGGCGGTAAACTATATTTCAAAAGTGGTTAAACGAACCATTGAAGATCAAGTTAATCCTTTATATGGTATAACGTTTGAGAAAGATTTGCTATATTTAATGGAAGAACTGAAAAAATAG
- a CDS encoding DapH/DapD/GlmU-related protein, which translates to MHIEPIKLSKDHPIIGKDSQIKETTFGEYNEIGKQNAIDHSKIGSYTYTGDYCFIQNSKLGRFISISDMVRIGPTNHPYNRPSQHMFAYNGSGYGFPEKDSDFLEERRKNYTNIGNDVWIGHGAIIQSGVTVGDGAVIGSGAVVTKDIPPYTIVGGVPAKYLKDRFPDSIKEKLAQIKWWNWTRQELEERYEDLKLPIEIFVEKWSKS; encoded by the coding sequence ATGCATATTGAACCAATTAAATTATCTAAAGATCATCCTATTATTGGAAAAGACAGTCAAATCAAAGAAACAACATTCGGTGAATATAATGAAATTGGCAAACAAAATGCCATTGACCATTCAAAAATTGGGAGCTACACCTATACTGGAGACTATTGTTTTATTCAAAATTCAAAACTAGGTCGTTTTATCAGTATTTCTGATATGGTTCGAATCGGCCCTACAAACCATCCTTATAATCGTCCTTCTCAACATATGTTTGCCTATAACGGAAGCGGCTACGGCTTTCCAGAAAAGGATTCAGATTTTCTGGAAGAAAGACGAAAGAACTATACAAACATCGGTAATGATGTCTGGATTGGCCATGGTGCAATTATCCAGTCTGGTGTTACGGTGGGAGATGGTGCAGTCATTGGAAGTGGAGCTGTTGTGACCAAAGATATACCGCCTTACACCATTGTAGGCGGTGTGCCAGCAAAATATTTAAAAGATCGCTTTCCAGATTCTATTAAAGAAAAACTAGCTCAAATTAAATGGTGGAACTGGACTCGTCAGGAATTAGAAGAGCGATACGAGGATCTAAAATTACCCATCGAGATTTTTGTTGAAAAATGGTCAAAAAGCTAA
- a CDS encoding NAD(P)-dependent oxidoreductase — MYKLRLIDPIPDRLIARLQKPNFEVNQEGKINGILVRSSYVPDNFISDELLVISRSGVGVNTINLEAATENGTAVLNTPGVNANAVKELVLACLFLTVRQVAKAAEMVQTLKGSDILIQAESKRSDYIGQELQGKTIGLLGMGAIGTQIARNCYDLGMDVLGYARRDHDIDYVNQVNLDELLRLSDFVVVILPLTNETKDLLTEEKLSLMKKGAYLLNFGREPIVNSKGLLKVLDDEILAGYITDFPQEEYLGHPKILMLPHIGGTTQEALKGGDRLAVRALRNFLLFGTVRESVNFPATRLVFQSPYRITIFYRKTGKTFSKIMKYLDQENLKIGNMVSNRKDAHVYMLIDLEGTFEQIELVAKRIRDIPSIKRVRILSRPY; from the coding sequence ATGTATAAGTTACGATTGATTGATCCAATTCCAGACAGGCTTATTGCCAGATTGCAAAAGCCGAATTTTGAAGTAAATCAAGAAGGGAAAATTAATGGGATCCTGGTTCGAAGTTCTTACGTTCCGGATAATTTTATTTCTGATGAATTATTAGTTATATCTCGATCAGGCGTAGGTGTCAATACAATCAATCTAGAAGCCGCTACTGAAAATGGAACAGCTGTTTTAAATACGCCAGGAGTTAATGCAAATGCAGTTAAAGAATTGGTTTTGGCTTGTCTATTTTTGACTGTACGCCAGGTTGCGAAAGCTGCAGAAATGGTTCAAACACTTAAAGGTTCGGATATACTGATTCAAGCAGAGTCTAAACGCTCAGACTACATTGGGCAAGAACTGCAAGGAAAGACAATTGGCTTGCTCGGTATGGGAGCTATCGGCACCCAAATTGCTAGAAATTGTTACGATTTAGGAATGGACGTATTGGGCTACGCTAGACGGGATCATGATATTGATTATGTAAATCAAGTCAATTTAGATGAATTACTCCGTCTTTCAGATTTTGTTGTCGTTATTCTACCGTTGACCAATGAAACAAAAGATTTACTAACGGAAGAAAAACTGAGTCTAATGAAAAAAGGAGCCTACTTACTCAATTTTGGACGAGAACCAATTGTGAATAGTAAAGGTTTGCTAAAGGTTTTAGATGATGAGATTTTAGCTGGTTACATTACTGATTTTCCTCAAGAAGAATACTTGGGGCACCCTAAAATCTTAATGCTTCCACATATTGGTGGAACAACTCAAGAAGCTTTAAAAGGTGGTGATCGTCTTGCAGTTAGAGCTTTACGCAATTTTTTATTGTTTGGGACGGTCAGAGAATCGGTCAACTTTCCAGCTACACGTCTTGTATTTCAATCACCCTATAGGATTACAATTTTTTATCGAAAAACAGGAAAGACATTTTCCAAAATTATGAAATATTTGGATCAAGAAAATCTTAAAATCGGTAATATGGTCAGTAATCGAAAAGATGCTCATGTTTATATGTTAATTGATTTAGAAGGGACCTTTGAACAAATAGAACTGGTTGCAAAAAGAATTCGAGATATTCCTTCTATTAAACGTGTACGTATACTATCTCGTCCTTACTAG
- a CDS encoding LURP-one-related/scramblase family protein, whose product MKLYIKEKRFSWRDQLIVRNEQDELVYKIKNELISIGNKVHIYDHNEQEILAIEEKKMGFSPKYAIYQKQEKLATVKRENNFFASDYEIEKLNWKIKGNVEEEDYEIKAGFSEIASFKKKWFSYGDSYVLDVKEESDAQLALGIVIAIWCLQIDEQQEK is encoded by the coding sequence ATGAAGCTTTACATTAAAGAAAAACGCTTCTCGTGGCGAGATCAGTTGATTGTACGAAATGAACAAGATGAATTAGTGTATAAAATTAAAAATGAACTTATTTCAATAGGGAATAAGGTGCATATCTATGATCATAATGAGCAAGAAATACTGGCAATTGAAGAGAAAAAAATGGGATTTTCTCCTAAGTATGCGATCTATCAAAAACAAGAAAAGTTGGCTACAGTAAAAAGAGAAAATAATTTTTTTGCATCGGATTATGAAATTGAAAAGTTGAATTGGAAAATCAAAGGCAATGTTGAAGAAGAAGATTATGAAATTAAAGCAGGGTTCAGTGAAATTGCTTCATTTAAAAAGAAATGGTTTTCTTATGGCGATTCTTATGTATTAGATGTTAAAGAGGAATCGGATGCTCAATTAGCTTTAGGTATTGTTATTGCAATTTGGTGTTTACAAATAGATGAACAACAGGAAAAGTAA